Sequence from the Rhodococcus jostii RHA1 genome:
ACCACCGCGGAACGTTCGGCGCTGCGTTGTTCGCCGAGTGGATCGCCGTGATGCCAGGCGACGCCGGCGTCGGGAGAGCCTTCGGGCGCAGGAACCGCGCCCGGGGCCGTGAGGAGTGGACTGGGTGAGACGGGCAGTTTGTCGACCACGAACCCAGTCTAGGGACCATGGACCACGGGTGGCGGTCAGCAGGGTCGATAGGCTGGGCGTCATGTCTGATCGAGTGCTGGTGACACTGGACCACGAGGTGCGGGACGCGGATGCGCCGCTGCTGCACGCGGACGATCTGGCGGTGGTGCGCGGCGACGGTGTCTTCGAGACGCTGTTGGTGCGCGGCGGTCGCGCACTGAAGGTCGAGCCCCACCTCACCCGTCTCGTCGCGTCGGCGCGGGCCCTCGGATTGCCCATTCAGGACCTGGACGAGTGGCGCCTGGCACTCGAGCTGGCCGTCGAGGAGTGGGGGTCCGAGCGGGAGGGTGCGATGCGACTCGTGCTCAGCCGCGGCCGGGAGTCCGGTGGCGACGCGACTGCTTTCGTCACCGTCGGGCCGGTGTCCGAGCGGATTCTGGAGGCGCGGCGCGACGGGGTGTCGGTACTCACATTGGCCCGGGGCTATTCGGTGGATCTGTCGGCGAGTGCGCCGTGGCAGCTGCTCGGGGCGAAGACCTTGTCGTATGCCACGAACATGGCGGCGCTGCGGTATGCGGCGACACTCGGTGCCGACGATGTGATCTTCGTCAGCAGCGAGGGCAATGTGTTGGAAGGGCCACGTTCCACGGTGGTCATCGCCCGCGACAAACACCTCCTCACGCCGCCGCCGGAGCACGGAATCCTGCCCGGAACGACGCAGCAGGCGCTGTACGAGGTGGCGTCCGGCAAGGGGTTCCGCTGCGAGTACGCGGCGCTGCGGCCGGCGGATCTCATTACAGCGGAAGGTGTTTGGCTCATTTCCAGCGTCACCATGGCCGCGCGGGTGCGCAAGATCGACGGACTTGCCCTGCCCGACGCGCCGCTCGCCGATGAGATCGTGGAGCTGGTCGGCCTCGCGGTCGAGGCGGCGGGTACCGAGTCCGCGGAGGCTTGACAGGTCTACTACATTTCGTAGTAGCAAAGTCCTGCGGGGGAAACGACCCCGCAGTACGTTGTTTTCAAGGGTCGGGCGGAAGCCCACGCTCCGGCCCTGAAGCCTGTCCTACGGGCCCAGTTTCGGAGTAGCCATGGATGCCTTGGATGTCTCCCGGTGGCAGTTCGGCATAACCACCGTCTATCACTTCATCCTCGTTCCGCTGACGATCGGGCTCGCCCCGCTGATCGCCGTCATGCAGACGATGTGGGTGGTCACCGGAAAGGACCACTGGTATCGGCTCACCAAGTTCTTCGGGAAGCTGTTCCTGATCAACTTCGCGCTCGGCGTCGCCACCGGAATCGTGCAGGAATTCCAGTTCGGGATGAACTGGAGCGAGTACTCACGCTTCGTCGGCGACGTGTTCGGCGCACCCCTCGCCCTCGAGGGACTGGTCGCGTTCTTCCTCGAGTCGACGTTCCTGGGCCTCTGGATCTTCGGCTGGGGACGGCTGCCCAAGCTCGTCCACCTCGCCACCATCTGGCTCGTCGCGATCGGTGTGAACGCGTCCGCGTACTTCATCATCACCGCCAACTCGTTCATGCAGCACCCGGTCGGGGCCGTCTACAACCCCGAGACCGGGCGCGCGGAACTCACCAGCATCTGGGAACTGCTCACCAACAACACAGCACTCGCGGCCTTCCCGCACGTCGTATCCGGAGCGTTCCTCACGGCAGGCACGTTCGTGGCCGGCGTCGGCGGCTGGTGGATGGTGCGCAGCATGCGCAAATCGAAGGAAGCCACCGAACCCGACGTGGCGAAGAAGCACGAGGAGACCGCGAGGACGATGTTCCGCCCGGTCACCATCCTCGCACTGTGGGTGATGGTCGCCGCGGGCATCGGACTCGCGATCACCGGCGACATCCAGGGCAAGCTGATGTTCGAACAGCAACCCATGAAGATGGCGTCGGCCGAATCGCTGTGCCACACCGAAACCGGCGCCGACTTCTCCATCCTCACCGTCGGCACCCAGAACAACTGCGAGAGCATCACCCAGCTCATCAAGATCCCCGGCCTCACCTCGTTCCTGGCGGACGGCACGTTCGACTCCACCGTCGAGGGCGTCACCGAGATCCAGGCCCGCTACGAGGAGACGTACGGGCCCGGCAACTACAAGCCCAACCTGTTCGTCACCTACTGGACGTTCCGCGCGATGATCGGCTGGGCCGCCGGGTCGGCGCTGCTCGCCGTGGTCGGTCTGTGGATGACCCGCGGCGGCCGCGTCCCGGACAAGAAGTGGTTCGGCTGGCTGTCGATCGCCGTCATCCCGACACCGTTCCTCGGGAACAGCGCAGGCTGGGTGTTCACCGAGATGGGCCGCCAACCGTGGGTCGTGGCACCCAACCCGACCGGTGTCGACATGATCAGACTGACTGTCGACCAAGGCGTCTCGAATCACTCCCCGTGGACCGTCTGGGTCTCGCTCATCACGTTCACGGTGGTCTACGGGGCGCTGGCCGTCGTGTGGTTCACACTGATCCGCCGCTACACGATCGAGGGACCACTCGAACACGACGCACATCCACCGGGTGACGACCACGACGAGCCCGAAGAACCGGGCAAGCCCGAGCAACTCTCGTTCGCGTACTAGGGGAAACGGTCATGGGACTTCAAGAAGTGTGGTTCATCCTGATCGCGGTGCTCTTCATCGGGTACTTCGTCCTCGAGGGATTCGATTTCGGTGTCGGCATGCTGATGCCGGTGCTGGGCAGGCGCAAGGACCCGAACGGGGACACACGGCGGCGGGTGGTGCTCAACACCATCGGCCCCGTGTGGGACGGCAACGAGGTGTGGCTCATCACCGGTGGCGGCGCGTTGTTCGCCGCGTTCCCGGAGTGGTACGCCACGTTGTTCTCCGGCTTCTATCTGCCGCTGCTGATCATTCTCGTCGCGCTCATCGTCCGGATCTGCGCCATCGAGTACCGCGGCAAGATCGACGACGACACCTGGCGCAGGCGGTGCGACTGGGGCATCGTCTTCGGGTCCTGGGTGCCTGCCGTGCTGTGGGGTGTCGCGTTCGCCAACATCGTCCGGGGCGTCGACATCGACGCCGACAAGCAGGTCACCTCGAGCCTCTTCGATCTGCTCAATCCCTATGCGTTGCTGGGTGGTCTGACGACCGCGCTCGTGTTCGCGCTGCACGGTGCAGTGTTCCTCGCCCTGAAGACGGCCGACGAAGTACGCACGGACGCCGTCGAACTGGCGTCCCGGCTGGCGATCCCGGCCGTTCCGGTGGCAGGCGCGTTCGTACTGTGGACACAGCTGGCGCACGGCAAGGGCTGGACGTGGATCCTCGTCGCGATCGCCGCCGCCGCACTCCTCGGGGTGGTCGCGTTCACCCGCGCCGAACGGGAGGGCTGGGCCTTCCTGCTCACGTCGATCGCGGTCATCGCCACGGTGGCACTGCTGTTCGGCTCGCTGTTCCCCAACGTCATGCCGTCCACACTGGACGCCGCGTACAACCTGACCATCGACAACGCCTCGTCGAGTCCGTACACGCTGAAGGTGATGACGTGGGCCGCAGCCTTCCTCACCCCGGTGGTGCTGATCTACCAGGGCTGGACGTACTGGGTATTCCGCCAACGGATCTCGACCAAGCACATCCCGCCGTCGATCGGTCTCCCGCTCGGGCGCAGATGAGCACAGCGGTAGGCGACGCACCACGCCCCGCTGACGAGCGCCCGGGCGGGGAGCGAGGTTCCCGGCATCCCGTCGACCCCCGCCTCTGGCGCTACTCCGCGGCGGCCCGCGGGTACCTCGTCCTCACGGTCGCGCTGTCGGTCGTCAACGTGGCGATGGTCATCGTGTCGGCGCTGATGATCGGCCGGGTGCTCGGTGGGGTCATCGTCGACGACGCCACCGACGTCGGCCGGTGGTCCACCGAACTGGCGGTCCTCGCGACGGCGGTGGCAGTGCGGGTGCTCGGCACCTGGCTGCAGTCCCGGTTCGCGCACCGCTCCGCCACGCGGGTCGTGGCGGAGCTGAAGGGGGAGGTGCTCGGCGTCGCCACCCGCCTGCGACCGCGCGAACTCGACCCGCGGCGGGACGAGATCGCGACCGTGCTCACCCGCGGAATCGACGGTCTCGTGCCGTATCTCACCGGGTACCTCCCGGCACTGGTCCTCGCGGCGACGCTCACTCCGGCGACGCTCGCGGTCATCACGTTTCAGGATCTGACGTCGGCGGCGATCATCTTCGTCACGCTGCCGCTCATCCCGATCTTCATGATCCTCATCGGCCTGCTCACCAAGGGCAAGGCCGCCAAGACGTTGACCGCGATGACCACCCTGTCCTCCCAACTGCTCGACCTCCTGGCCGGCCTGCCCACGCTCCGCGCGCTGGGCCGCGAACAGGGACCGGCGACGCGGGTGCGTGAACTCGGCGACGCCCACCGCCACACCACGATGTCGGCGCTGCGGGTGGCGTTCCTGTCGTCGATGGTGCTGGAACTGCTGGCCACGCTCTGCGTCGCACTCGTCGCCGTGAGCATCGGACTGCGGCTGGTGTACGGGGGGATGGAACTCGAAGCCGGAATCGTGGCGCTGATTCTCGCTCCCGAGGTGTACCTCCCGCTGCGGATGGTCGGAACCCAGTTCCACGCCGCCGAGGACGGAATGGCCGCGGCGAGCCGGGCCTTCGCCGTCATCGATACCGATCGTCCCGACGACGCCGCCGCCGCCGACGGTGCGGTCGTGGTCGACGCGGCCGGGGCGCGAATCGAATTCGACGGCATCGACGTCCCGTCACGGCACGGCCTGGCGCCGCGCGGACTGACCGGCGCCCTCGAACCCGGTGCGGTGACCGTGCTGACCGGACCCAACGGTTCCGGGAAATCGACTGCGGTGCAGGCACTCCTCGGCCTCGTCGAACCCGAGCGCGGGGAGGTGCGCGTGGCGGGCACCCCCGTGAGTTCGCTCGACCGGTCCGCGTGGTGGGCGCAGGTGGCGTGGCTCCCGCAGCACCCCGTCCTCGTTCCCGGCACCCTGGACGAGAACCTCCGGCTCATCGGTGAGGTCGTCGACCTCGAACAGTCCTGTGCGGCGACGGGTTTCGACGAGGTCCTCGCCGAACTCCCCGACGGCTGGAACACGCGCGTCGGGTCCGGTGGAACGGGACTGTCGCTCGGACAGCGGCAGCGGCTCGCGCTGACCCGCGTGCTGGCCACCCGGCGTCCCGTTTTGGTGCTCGACGAACCCACCGCGCACCTCGACGACGCGTCGGAGCGCACCGTGCTCGATTCGCTGCGGAGCCTGGCCGCCGCCGGCCGGACGGTCGTCGTGGTGGGGCACCGGCCGACCGTGCTCGCGGCCGCCGACCGGGTGATCGAGGTGAGCGCAGATGTCGCGTGACCCGCTGATCCGGGCGTTGCCGCTCCTCGACCTGCAACCGGGGCGGGTGGTGCGGGCCGTCGCCGCCGGTGTGGCCACACTGGGCAGTGCGCTCGCGCTGGCGGCGCTGTCGGCGTGGTTGATCACGAGGGCATGGCAGATGCCGCCCGTCCTGGACCTCAGCGTGGCCGTCGTGGCGGTGCGCGCGCTGGGCATCTCCCGCGGCGTCTTCCGGTACCTCGAGCGGCTGGCCACCCACGACACCGCGCTGCGGGGGACCACGTCCGCCCGCACCCAGCTGTACCAGCGGCTGGCCGACGGCGACCCCGCAGCCGCTGCCGGCCTGCGCCGCGGCGAACTGCTCGCCCGCACCGGGGCCGACGTCGACACCCTCGGTGACGTCGTCGTCCGCGCGATCGTCCCCATCGCCGTGTCCGTCGTCCTGGCCGTGGCCGCCGTCGGCATCCTCGCGGTGATCTCGCCCGCGTCCGCGCTCGTGCTCGCCGTGGCGCTCGCGGTGTCGGGGGTCGCGGCGCCCTGGTTGTCCGCACGGGCCGCCCGCCTCGCCGAGACGTCCGGCGCCGACGCGCGTGCCCGGTTCAGCGAGGACGCCGTCACCGCGCTCGATCACGCCGTGGAACTCCGCGTCGCGGGTCGCCTCGACCGGACCGTGTCGCGGGCGGTCCGCTCCGAACACGCCGCGGTCGCGGCCACCGACCGTGCCGCCGCACCCAGCGCGTTCGCGGACGCCGCCACACCGCTCGCGGTGGGAGTGAGCGTGATCGCGTCGCTACTCATCGGCATGGACCTGTACTCGTCGGGGACGATGAGCCCGATGGCGATGGGCGTCCTCGTGCTCCTGCCGCTGTCCGCGTTCGAGGCCACGGGCGCGCTGCCCGCCGCGGCGGTCGCGCTGACCAGGGCCCGGATCGCGTCGCGCCGCATACTCGCCGTGCTCGACGCCGCCGTCGCGGATCCGCACCCCGGGGACCGGGAACTGGACGGGCCCGCCGAGGTCGTCGCGAAGCACCTGCGGTGCGGCTGGCCCGGAGGGCAGGTCACCGCCCCGCTCGACCTCGACCTACGGCCGGGCGCGCGGGTCGCGATCGTCGGAGACAGCGGGTCCGGGAAGACGACCACCCTGATGACCCTGGCGGGGTTGCTCCCGCCGGTCTCCGGGACGGTCCAGGTCGACGGTCTCGACCTCCACCGGATCAGGTCCGAGGCTCTCCGCCGGAACGTCGGATTCTTCGCGGAGGACGCGCACCTCTTCGCCACGTCCGTGCTCGAGAATCTGCGGGTGGCGCGCGGCGACATCCAGGACGCGGAGGCGCTGACCGTTCTGGAGTCCGTCGGGCTCGGGGGATGGGTGTCGGGGCTGCCGGAGGGCGTGCACACGACCCTCGCGGGCGGTGCCCGGGCGGTGTCCGGCGGACAGCGTCGCCGGCTGCTGCTGGCCAGGGCGCTGCTGTCGCCCGCCCGGGTGTTGTTGCTCGACGAACCGACCGAGCACCTCGACGCCGACGCGGGCGCCGACCTGCTCCGGCGACTGCTCTCGCGCGACGGCGGACTGGTGCCGCCGCAGCGCACCGTCGTGGTGGTCACCCACCAGCTCCCGGAGGATACCAGCGCTGACCTGGTGATACGGGTGGAGAAAGCTGAGAGCGAAAATGCGTTGCCGACTCCGTGAGTGCGGCGTACTTTCTTCAGTACACGAGGAAGGAGGTGGTCTGAAATTGAATGACAGACGGACACGTGAGGTGGCTGCCAGCTAGCCGCTACCGCTGACGGAATTCACTGACCGTGCGAGCGGCGAGCGAATCCCAGGCAGCTACCCGGCCCCCGAGCCCCCGGTCTGGTCCAGACCGGACCCGGTGCACACGCACCGGAAGGCTCGGGGGCCGTTGTGCGCTCCGCGCCCGTGAGTACTTATTAACCGCCCGTGGTTAATAAGTACTCACGGCAGCGCGGGCACGGATTCGGACCACTCCAGCCGCCCCGCTCGAGCACCGTCCGCACCTCGGCCGCGACGTCGCACGAGCGCTGTGTCACCTCCTCCCAGCCGTAGACCAGCGTCGCCTTGCCTGCGAGTTCCGCCGCGTTGCCGCGACGGCGATCGCGCAGAGCCACCGACCGCGACGAGTGGTACCGCAGTCCGTCCAGCCGCACGAGGAGCGGAACGCCGCTGTCCGAGTAGTCGACATCCTCGTAGAGGGTTCTTCCGTCGACCAGAACAGGCGACTGTCGTCGGGCGGCCGGTAGTCCGTGCGCGAGTTCCACGTCGACGGCGTATCGGTGCTCGAGAATCGACTGGACTCCGCCGGAGACGAACGTCAGAGCGTCGGTCAGAGCCTCGCGGTATCTGCGCGGTGGACGCTGCTCGATCCGTCGAAGAAGTTCGTGGACCGGAATGTCGCTGCCGGTGACCGCCGACACGAGGAGCCGTGCGGCCGCGACCGCCGACGGCTCCGCGACAGCGAGATCGACGACGGTGTCGGCCCGGGACGTTCGAGGCGGAAGCGTCGGGACGAGGATGTGGGCGTGCGCACGGGATCGGTGCACCACGACCCCGGGGTGCAGGAGATCGCCCTCGCGGGGAACGGGACGGTCGGATCGCCGGCCGACCTTCCGATACGTCGGTCCCTGCGGCTCCGCAGACAATCCGTAGGGCACGGTGACGTGAATCGGCCCGTCAGGGTCGACGGGCATCAGCCCCCACTCCTCGGCGGCCGTCCGATGGCTGAGAATCGCTCGGGGGCCGCCGAACAGCAGTGCCGCCCACAGTCTCATCGGCCGGTCGAGCGGACCGTTGGTGACGGCGTAGACGCCGTGCAGAACCGCCGACCACTGGCCGGACTCCACCATGTGCTGAATCTGCCGGGTCGAGATACCCAGTCCGCGCAGTTGCCGGGCCGTGACGAGGCCGTGCTGATAGTCGAGGACTGTTTGGAATTCGGGCCTGAAGTCGATCGTCGCAGTCGTCATGGTCGCGACGGTGCGCACGCCGACCGACAGGATTCGCCCGAAACAGGCCGATCTCAACTGACCTGTGGATGAACCTCAGGTTGTGGATAACCCGAGCCGTGAGTACTTGTCAACCGCCCGTGGTTAATAAGTACTCACGGGCGCTAGCCAACGTAGCGGGACAGACGCGCGGAGAGGTGGGGACGCAGCTCACCGTCGGCGATGATGCGTTCCTCGACGTAGGCGAGGTCGCCGCCCTCGACGATGCCGTAGAGACGCTTGGCGCCGCCGACGAGAACACCGGAGGTGCTGCGGATCACGACGTCGGTCGCGAGTTCCCACGACGACTGTGTGAGGGCCTGACCGTAGAACAGTTCGACGATGCCGGAGCTGTGGGCGAGGAGGAGTTCGACGACTTCCTCGTTGGTGCTGCCGGGGATGCCGTCTCCGCTGATCCGCCAGAAGCCGGTTTCGTGGAGGTCGGGGCGCACGTATTCGCCGTCGGCGTCGAGGACCCAGGTCTGGGATTCCCACTTGAGGTAGTTGCCACCGTTGTGGGAGACGATGATCTGCTGCCCGAAGGGGTAGTCGCCTGTGTCGGGGTCGTGGCCTTCCCCTTCACCGCGCCACACACCGACGAGGGGCAGTACTGCGAGGAGTTCGTTGTTCAGATCCGGGCCGAGGCGCAGATTTGCGGTGTCCTCGGGCAGCGGAAGGTCCGGAAGCTGCGGGATGTTCCGCGCCGCCGTCGTCTTGGAACGCTCGATGGCGTCCGCGACGGCAGCGTCACCGCTACCACGACGCACGGCGGGGGTGTCCCCAGCGGGCGCGCTCGTAGTCGGGTGCTCGGAAGGCGGATCTGCGCCTGCGTCCGGGTTCTGACTCACGACTCGTCGGTGACCAGGCGGTAGATCGTGTAGAGCGAGAACCACGTGATCAACACGGCGGCAAGGACAAGAAGTACCTCGAAGAAGATAACCACGGGGACATCCTAAACCGAACTCGTCGAACGGTCGAAACGGGAGGCGACTTACCGTGACTGCGGCTACGGTTTCTCGAAGGCGACCACCAGGTCGGTTCCGAACATCCTCATGCGGTCGTCTCGTCTCCCGTCCCTCCCGGAGGTCCCATGCTTCGATCGAGTACTGCCGTCGCCGGTCCGGTGCGGGCCGCGATCGCGGCGACGGCGCTGCTGCTGAGCGTGTCCGCGTTCGGCGCTCCCGGTCTTGCCGTCGCCGCGCCCGACACCGGTAGCGCGGGTTCGGGGAGTGCCGACACGGATCGTGTCGATCCGAACAACTACGCCGCCGACTGCCCCGACGTGATGATCGTCGCCGTGTCCGGCGCCACCGACTCGACGGCGGACCGCAACCCTCTGGCGGACGAGAATCGGCAGCTCTGGTCGAACTGGGTGGGCAACGTGACTGTGCCGACCGGCGAGGCCAACAAGGACGATCCGGGAACGGTGGGGTGGATGTACGTTCCCTACCCGTCCACGTACGGTCTTGGTCTGCGGCAACCTGTTCCGACATACCAGGATTCGATGGCCGCGGGTGTCGCGTCGACCAACAGGATCCTCGACGAGAACAAGACGAAGTGCGGCGACGACACCAAGTACGTACTGCTCGGGTACAGCGTCGGTGCCGAGGTGGTCGAAAGGGTGTCGCGCGAACTCGGCCACCGCGACAGCAACGCTCTGGTTACCGCTGACGACATTGCCGGCGTCGCGCTGATCGGCGACCCGTACCGTCCCGCGGGCACCCCCTCGATGGGCGAACCCGGCCCGCCCGGAGGCGGATTCATGTCTTCCGGGCCTGCCGACTACGGCGCTCTGGACGGCAAGATCACGTACGCGTGCCGCCCGTACGACATCGCCTGCGACGCGCCGCGGGAGATCGCCGTCCTCGAACTGGCACTCGGGGTGCTGGGACAGATGCACTTCACCCTGCTGAACCCGGGCCAGACGGTCTCCGACTTCGCGAATGCGGTGACGAACATGGCGGCGCGGTCGATTGTGCACATCGTCACACACGAAGACTGGTTCGCCTCCGACGAGTCCTTCCTCGACGTTCTCCGCAAGGTCGCCGACCGGACCTACGACCCCGACGGCCCGGACCGGAACATGCAGGTGTCCCAGGAGCAGATCGTCGAGGCGCTCAACTGGGCGATGGGTCCCGGTTCGGAGGTCGTGAAGGCGAAGCTCGCCGACGAGGGCCCGGGGTTCGTGGAGGACAACAGGGACGTCTTCGAACTGGTGATCAAGCCGTACATCTTCTTGGGCTTCATCCAGCACCTGTTCTACTGGAACAACAATCCGAACGACCCCTGGTACTGGGAGAGCGAGAAGGTCGTGGACTGGATCACGGCGCTCGCGCAGTCCGAGAAGGGCGGCGAGACCATTCCGGCGGCACCGGGCAAGTAGAGTCCGCACGACAGAAGGGCCCCGCTCCGGATGCGGAGCGGGGCCCTTCTGGTGTCGTCAGCTGGTGATTACTCGCCGACCGTGACGTCGACGTTGTGCACGCCTGCGCTCGACGGGCTCACCGTCGAGGTGCCGTTGCCGGAGCTGGACAGTGCGCGCACGGTCCACTCGCCGGGAGCGGCGAAGAAGCGGAAGTCTCCGGTGCCCGAGGCGACGACCTCGGCGGTGAACTCTCCGCCGCCGTCGAGGAGACGCACGAACGCTCCACCGATCGGCTGGCCGTCAGCGGCGAGAACGCGGCCGGTGATGACCGTTTCCTTCTCGACGTCGACGCCCGCGGGCAGGGTCTGGGTCTGTACAGGTGCTCCACACATGGCTCAGTGAACCTCCAACTCGATGGGTGCGCCGACGAGCGAGCCGTATTCGACCCAGCTGCCGTCGTAGTTCTTGACATCGGACTTGCCGAGGATCTCCTTGAGCACGAACCAGGTGTGGCTGGAGCGCTCGCCGATACGGCAGTACGCGATGGTGGGCTTGGACTCGTCGTAGCCCTTCTCCGAGTACAGCTTCTCCAGGTCGTCGTCCGACTTGAACGTGCCGTCCTCGTTTGCGGTGGTGCTCCACGGGATGTTGATGGCCGTGGGGATGTGTCCACGCTGCTGCGCCTGCTCCTGCGGCAGGTGTGCGGGAGCGAGGATCTTGCCGGAGAACTCGTCGGGCGAACGCACGTCGACGAGGTTCTTGCTGCCGATGGCGTCGATGACCTCGTCACGGAACGCGCGGATCGACAGGTCGGGGGCCTCGGCCTTGTACTGGGTGGCCTCGCGGGTGACGGTCTCCTTGGAGAGGGGACGCCCGTCGAGCTCCCACTTCTTGCGGCCGCCGTCGATCAGCTTGACGTCCTGGTGGCCGTACAGCTTGAAGTACCAGTACGCGTAGGCCGCGAACCAGTTGTTGTTGCCGCCGTACAGAACGATGGTGTCGTCGTTGGCGACGCCCTTGGCGGACAGGAGATCGGAGAACTGCTGCTGGTTCAGGAAGTCACGACGGACGCCGTCCTGCAGGTCCTTCCGCCAGTCGAGGCGGATGGCGCCTTCGATGTGGCCGCCGTCGTATGCGCTGGTGTCCTCATCCACCTCGACGAAAACGGTCTTGGGGGCGTTGAGGTTCTGCTCAGCCCAGTCGGCGGAGACTAGGACATCGGAGCGAGCCATGGTGTTCCTTTCGATGTGTACTTACTTGTGTCGGGTGGATCGTGCAGTGGTTCTGGGTGTGAAACTTTCAGGCCGCCGTGCGGAAGCGTGCGATGAGTGGATAGATCTGGCAGCCGAGGCAGATGCCGAACGCAGCGTTGAGAAACGCCGCGAACAGGGCGAATGCGGTGGCCACGGCGCCGACGACGCCGGAGCCGGCGAAGAAGCCGACGGTGCCGACGGCGGCGAAGACGAAACCGACGAGCTGCGCGAAGCGAAGCGGTGCGACGGGTTCGCGTTCACTCACCGGGGCGACTCGCGGCGCGACGAGGGTGCCGAAGATCCGGCCGTACGGGCTGCGTCGCGGCCCGGTGGCTGCGCCTGCCGCGAAGACGACCGCTTGCAGCGCCAGCAGAATTCCTGCTGCGACCAGCGAGAACGTCGACACGACGAGGACGGCGACGAGGACGGCGGTGGTGACCCAGGCGGCGAACCGGGGGCCACGAACGTCGACCTGCTCGAGCTCGAGTGTTGTGGACATGAGAAGTGCTCCTGCGGTGAGTCCTGAATGCTTGCCTGGCGCCGAACGACGACGGACGACGTCGTCATCGGGGGTTCGATCACGTGCGCGGAATCCGCGGTGTCAGCAGAAAGCGACAGCCCTGGTGATCAGCAACAGGTACAGCAACAAGCCCCGAGGCGGCACAGGTCAACTGTGCGGCGACGGGTGAGCATGAGCTCGTGGCTGGATTGCACGACGACGAGTTTACCCGGTTCTTCAGGAATTTGAAGCCGGGGGCCGGGTGAGGGGTTCCAGCGCGGCCCGCAGGTCGGTCGCGGCGGGCACTCCGGACACCCGGAAGCGTTGCTGCAGGTCGGCGTCGAGAATGAACGTCGTCGGCAACGACAGAA
This genomic interval carries:
- the cydC gene encoding thiol reductant ABC exporter subunit CydC → MSRDPLIRALPLLDLQPGRVVRAVAAGVATLGSALALAALSAWLITRAWQMPPVLDLSVAVVAVRALGISRGVFRYLERLATHDTALRGTTSARTQLYQRLADGDPAAAAGLRRGELLARTGADVDTLGDVVVRAIVPIAVSVVLAVAAVGILAVISPASALVLAVALAVSGVAAPWLSARAARLAETSGADARARFSEDAVTALDHAVELRVAGRLDRTVSRAVRSEHAAVAATDRAAAPSAFADAATPLAVGVSVIASLLIGMDLYSSGTMSPMAMGVLVLLPLSAFEATGALPAAAVALTRARIASRRILAVLDAAVADPHPGDRELDGPAEVVAKHLRCGWPGGQVTAPLDLDLRPGARVAIVGDSGSGKTTTLMTLAGLLPPVSGTVQVDGLDLHRIRSEALRRNVGFFAEDAHLFATSVLENLRVARGDIQDAEALTVLESVGLGGWVSGLPEGVHTTLAGGARAVSGGQRRRLLLARALLSPARVLLLDEPTEHLDADAGADLLRRLLSRDGGLVPPQRTVVVVTHQLPEDTSADLVIRVEKAESENALPTP
- the cydD gene encoding thiol reductant ABC exporter subunit CydD, with the protein product MSTAVGDAPRPADERPGGERGSRHPVDPRLWRYSAAARGYLVLTVALSVVNVAMVIVSALMIGRVLGGVIVDDATDVGRWSTELAVLATAVAVRVLGTWLQSRFAHRSATRVVAELKGEVLGVATRLRPRELDPRRDEIATVLTRGIDGLVPYLTGYLPALVLAATLTPATLAVITFQDLTSAAIIFVTLPLIPIFMILIGLLTKGKAAKTLTAMTTLSSQLLDLLAGLPTLRALGREQGPATRVRELGDAHRHTTMSALRVAFLSSMVLELLATLCVALVAVSIGLRLVYGGMELEAGIVALILAPEVYLPLRMVGTQFHAAEDGMAAASRAFAVIDTDRPDDAAAADGAVVVDAAGARIEFDGIDVPSRHGLAPRGLTGALEPGAVTVLTGPNGSGKSTAVQALLGLVEPERGEVRVAGTPVSSLDRSAWWAQVAWLPQHPVLVPGTLDENLRLIGEVVDLEQSCAATGFDEVLAELPDGWNTRVGSGGTGLSLGQRQRLALTRVLATRRPVLVLDEPTAHLDDASERTVLDSLRSLAAAGRTVVVVGHRPTVLAAADRVIEVSADVA
- a CDS encoding type IV toxin-antitoxin system AbiEi family antitoxin domain-containing protein; amino-acid sequence: MRSACFGRILSVGVRTVATMTTATIDFRPEFQTVLDYQHGLVTARQLRGLGISTRQIQHMVESGQWSAVLHGVYAVTNGPLDRPMRLWAALLFGGPRAILSHRTAAEEWGLMPVDPDGPIHVTVPYGLSAEPQGPTYRKVGRRSDRPVPREGDLLHPGVVVHRSRAHAHILVPTLPPRTSRADTVVDLAVAEPSAVAAARLLVSAVTGSDIPVHELLRRIEQRPPRRYREALTDALTFVSGGVQSILEHRYAVDVELAHGLPAARRQSPVLVDGRTLYEDVDYSDSGVPLLVRLDGLRYHSSRSVALRDRRRGNAAELAGKATLVYGWEEVTQRSCDVAAEVRTVLERGGWSGPNPCPRCREYLLTTGG
- a CDS encoding cytochrome ubiquinol oxidase subunit I, whose product is MDALDVSRWQFGITTVYHFILVPLTIGLAPLIAVMQTMWVVTGKDHWYRLTKFFGKLFLINFALGVATGIVQEFQFGMNWSEYSRFVGDVFGAPLALEGLVAFFLESTFLGLWIFGWGRLPKLVHLATIWLVAIGVNASAYFIITANSFMQHPVGAVYNPETGRAELTSIWELLTNNTALAAFPHVVSGAFLTAGTFVAGVGGWWMVRSMRKSKEATEPDVAKKHEETARTMFRPVTILALWVMVAAGIGLAITGDIQGKLMFEQQPMKMASAESLCHTETGADFSILTVGTQNNCESITQLIKIPGLTSFLADGTFDSTVEGVTEIQARYEETYGPGNYKPNLFVTYWTFRAMIGWAAGSALLAVVGLWMTRGGRVPDKKWFGWLSIAVIPTPFLGNSAGWVFTEMGRQPWVVAPNPTGVDMIRLTVDQGVSNHSPWTVWVSLITFTVVYGALAVVWFTLIRRYTIEGPLEHDAHPPGDDHDEPEEPGKPEQLSFAY
- the cydB gene encoding cytochrome d ubiquinol oxidase subunit II — protein: MGLQEVWFILIAVLFIGYFVLEGFDFGVGMLMPVLGRRKDPNGDTRRRVVLNTIGPVWDGNEVWLITGGGALFAAFPEWYATLFSGFYLPLLIILVALIVRICAIEYRGKIDDDTWRRRCDWGIVFGSWVPAVLWGVAFANIVRGVDIDADKQVTSSLFDLLNPYALLGGLTTALVFALHGAVFLALKTADEVRTDAVELASRLAIPAVPVAGAFVLWTQLAHGKGWTWILVAIAAAALLGVVAFTRAEREGWAFLLTSIAVIATVALLFGSLFPNVMPSTLDAAYNLTIDNASSSPYTLKVMTWAAAFLTPVVLIYQGWTYWVFRQRISTKHIPPSIGLPLGRR
- a CDS encoding aminodeoxychorismate lyase yields the protein MSDRVLVTLDHEVRDADAPLLHADDLAVVRGDGVFETLLVRGGRALKVEPHLTRLVASARALGLPIQDLDEWRLALELAVEEWGSEREGAMRLVLSRGRESGGDATAFVTVGPVSERILEARRDGVSVLTLARGYSVDLSASAPWQLLGAKTLSYATNMAALRYAATLGADDVIFVSSEGNVLEGPRSTVVIARDKHLLTPPPEHGILPGTTQQALYEVASGKGFRCEYAALRPADLITAEGVWLISSVTMAARVRKIDGLALPDAPLADEIVELVGLAVEAAGTESAEA